A window of Desulfuromonas soudanensis genomic DNA:
GTGGCCAGGGCGATCAATGTATAGATCCCCTTGAAGCCGAGCAGGCCGAGTCGACGAATCAGGGGGGTGCGCACAGCCGGGCTCGAGCCGCCAATGTGGGTCCCGGCGAACAAAAGCCACCAGAAGAAAATCGAGGCCGAGGCCATGGCGGCCTCACTCTCAGGAATGGTGTCCCCCGCAACAGCCGCCGTGTGGTTTGCCCGCCACAAGCTCTTCGAGGCGCGCATCGATGGCTTCCTCGATGGTGCCGACGGCAGCGGCGAACTGGCTGGCCGCCACTCCGGCGTTGCAGGCGGGGCAGGTGGCGTAGGTTTTTTTGAACCAGCTCAACGGCTGGTAGATCGCTTCGCGGCAGCAGGGGCAGTCGAGGGATATCATTTCGTCTGAAAACAATTTTTTCTCCTTGGGATTCGTCCTGGGGGAATCGGTCCGGCGAGAGCGCGCCGGCATCAGCCCTCTTTTTTTCGAGAATAGCAGAGATTGCCCATCCCTGAACAGGGGGGACGGTCCCGAAGGACAAGTATTTTTCCTTTCGGGATTGAAAACCGTCGGTTTTGCCGGACAATGGAGGGACAAACCACAATGCGAGGAGGCCCCATGAAGCGCAGGTTCGTCGGTTTTCTGATGATTGCCGGATCGTTGTTGCTAACGGGTGCGGCGGCCGCCGCCGGAACCGGAATGAAGCCCGGACTCTGGGAGATCACCACGACCATGGAGATGCCCGGACTCCCCTTTGCTCCGCCCCCGGCAACGATGACCCACTGTTACACCGCCGAGGAGGTCAGCGACCGGGGGAGCCTCGTCCCGCCACAGGAAGGGGATTGCCGGGTGACGGACACCACCACCAGCGGCAACCGCATCACCTGGACCGTCGTCTGCAGCGGCGAAAACAGCGGCCGCGGCTCGGGAGAGATGGTCTTCACCGGCGATAGCGCCTATACGGGGAGCATGGTCTTCGAGATGGAGGGGATGACCATGAAGAGCCGCTACCAGGCGCGGCGCCTCGGCAACTGTCCCTAGGAGAGGGAGATCTGAAAATGCGTCTCTTCTTCTTGATCGTCGCCGCCCTGACCTGCGTCGCGGGGTGTGCCCGGCCCATCAGCCGGCCGTCGCTGAACCTGGTCGACCCCTCGGTCTCCTTTGCGGCCCTGCGCCAGAACCCCGAGCGTTATCGCGGGAGCACCCTCCTCCTCGGCGGTGCGATCGCCGCGGTGCGCGGTCTCCCCGGCGGCGGCAGCGACCTGGAGATGGTGCAGTTTCCCACCGACAGGTCCGGCCGGATCACCGCCACCAACACCTCCGGAGGTCGTTTCATTGTCCGGGATACGGTTTTCCGCGATCCGGCCATCTACCGCCCCGGGCGTCTGATGACCCTGGTGGGGACGGTCGAAGGGGCAGAGCAGGGTCAAATCGGCGACATCGACTATTCCTACCCGGTCCTCACCGTGCACGAGCTTCACCTCTGGCCCGAGGACGAACGTCCCGGCGCCTCCCCCGTCCGTTTCGGCATCGGCATCGGCGTCGGAACGGCCTTCTAGGGGACTGGCTCCGGCACGGTGCCTGTCCCCCTGTCTCCATGAAGACTACAAAATTATAGAAGGAAAATTAAAAAATTGACATCATCCTGAGGTTCCCCTAATTTGATTTTCATCTTTTTTCGGGAGATGAGAATGAAACAGGGGAGACTGACCGTAAATGAGAACCGCCTATTCGGTCCGTGCGCCGAAGGGCGGTTTTCGTTTTTTCAACCTACCTCGGGGCGTGTCCTGGCAATTTGATCAGGTCGGATGGTGCCAAGAGGAGGAAAAGCGTTTAATTGTCTATCAACAAGGAGGAGAGTAAAAGAAATGAGCACAGGACATAAAACCTGGATAACTTTAGTGGCCTTATTATTGGCTATAGCTACCCCCGTTCTGGGAGGAGGAGCGAATGCCTTCGGCCCGGAAACCTTTGTCGT
This region includes:
- a CDS encoding Slp family lipoprotein, whose amino-acid sequence is MRLFFLIVAALTCVAGCARPISRPSLNLVDPSVSFAALRQNPERYRGSTLLLGGAIAAVRGLPGGGSDLEMVQFPTDRSGRITATNTSGGRFIVRDTVFRDPAIYRPGRLMTLVGTVEGAEQGQIGDIDYSYPVLTVHELHLWPEDERPGASPVRFGIGIGVGTAF
- a CDS encoding DUF3617 domain-containing protein, with protein sequence MKRRFVGFLMIAGSLLLTGAAAAAGTGMKPGLWEITTTMEMPGLPFAPPPATMTHCYTAEEVSDRGSLVPPQEGDCRVTDTTTSGNRITWTVVCSGENSGRGSGEMVFTGDSAYTGSMVFEMEGMTMKSRYQARRLGNCP